The Paenibacillus uliginis N3/975 genome has a window encoding:
- a CDS encoding MerR family transcriptional regulator: MTGMTRGELAKQTGLSTATIRYYEDNGILPMPERAANGYRLYSQDYLAKVKFIKDAKLLGYSLKEIRDILRMISHDAEREMLLKNTVRQKIKEIEANMETLQSLHSLLSGLLETSQEEISEYLDALKMPNSATAQGE, translated from the coding sequence ATGACGGGAATGACACGAGGGGAGCTGGCCAAGCAGACCGGATTGAGCACGGCAACGATACGTTATTACGAAGATAACGGCATATTGCCGATGCCGGAACGAGCCGCCAACGGCTATCGGCTGTACTCCCAGGATTATTTGGCGAAAGTTAAATTTATTAAAGATGCCAAGTTATTAGGCTATTCACTGAAAGAAATTCGGGATATACTGCGAATGATTAGTCATGATGCAGAAAGAGAGATGTTACTGAAGAACACGGTACGCCAAAAGATTAAGGAAATCGAGGCGAATATGGAAACCTTGCAATCGTTGCATTCCTTGCTGTCAGGGCTGCTCGAAACGTCCCAGGAGGAAATTTCCGAATATTTAGATGCTCTTAAAATGCCCAACTCGGCTACTGCCCAAGGCGAATAA
- a CDS encoding DNA polymerase IV, whose translation MHKRQQRVIFLADCQSFYASVEKAAHPAYKNKPLVVSGDPSRRSGIILAACPLAKSHGVTTAEALWQAQQKCPDLIVMKPRMSAYIRLSLQIMTILESYSDLVEPFSIDEQFVDVTASLAHFGCSPAELARHIQMRVQEETGIYTRVGIGRNKILAKMACDNFAKKNEDGIYELNEHNMEALWSCSVHKMFGVGSKTTRHLARLGIHTIGELAHTPLGELKRKMKRYMKKNCDIWSEVLWRTANGYDDSPVTPDAFEQQKGIGRQTTLPVDYDSREDIDVILNELSMLICARARAKGYMGNVVQAGAQGADFDHPVGFSRQVKLPDPTHLSREVYAVAKQLFDTHWNGGPVRKIWLSLGELQSDDVYQLSLFGDRERLMHLEHTMDEIREVYGPASVYFGSSLKNTSQLKFLNTKIGGHYK comes from the coding sequence ATGCATAAACGTCAGCAACGTGTCATCTTTTTGGCAGACTGCCAATCCTTTTATGCCTCTGTTGAAAAAGCGGCCCACCCCGCTTACAAAAACAAACCGCTCGTCGTATCAGGTGATCCGTCCCGGCGAAGCGGCATCATTCTAGCCGCCTGCCCCCTGGCTAAGAGTCACGGTGTAACGACGGCTGAAGCCTTATGGCAAGCTCAGCAGAAATGCCCTGATCTCATCGTCATGAAACCCCGGATGAGCGCCTATATCCGGTTGTCACTGCAGATCATGACCATCCTGGAGTCGTATTCGGATCTCGTGGAGCCGTTCAGCATTGACGAGCAATTCGTTGATGTGACCGCCAGTCTGGCGCATTTCGGATGTTCGCCTGCGGAGCTCGCCCGTCACATCCAGATGAGGGTGCAGGAGGAAACCGGCATTTACACCCGTGTCGGCATTGGACGAAACAAGATCCTCGCCAAAATGGCCTGTGACAATTTTGCCAAAAAAAACGAAGACGGCATTTACGAATTGAACGAACACAATATGGAAGCCCTCTGGTCTTGCTCTGTCCACAAAATGTTCGGTGTCGGCTCCAAAACGACACGCCATTTGGCCCGCCTTGGCATTCATACCATTGGCGAGCTGGCCCACACTCCTCTTGGAGAACTCAAGCGGAAGATGAAACGTTACATGAAAAAAAACTGCGACATCTGGAGCGAGGTACTATGGCGAACGGCGAACGGCTATGACGACTCCCCTGTCACCCCGGACGCTTTTGAGCAGCAAAAAGGAATTGGACGGCAGACCACACTGCCTGTCGATTATGACAGCCGCGAGGATATCGATGTCATATTAAATGAACTGTCCATGCTGATCTGTGCGCGGGCCCGCGCCAAGGGCTATATGGGCAATGTGGTTCAAGCCGGTGCGCAGGGCGCTGACTTTGACCACCCGGTGGGGTTTTCTCGTCAGGTAAAACTCCCGGATCCGACTCATCTCTCGCGCGAGGTATACGCTGTAGCGAAGCAGCTGTTCGATACTCACTGGAATGGAGGGCCGGTGCGGAAAATTTGGCTCTCTCTGGGCGAACTGCAGAGCGATGACGTCTACCAGCTTTCCCTGTTCGGAGACCGGGAAAGACTGATGCATCTGGAGCACACGATGGATGAAATACGGGAAGTATACGGACCTGCCTCGGTTTACTTCGGTTCCTCCTTGAAAAACACCAGTCAGCTAAAGTTTCTTAACACGAAGATCGGAGGTCACTACAAATGA
- a CDS encoding YolD-like family protein, producing the protein MKKLTGNGLWESSRMMLFEHRDAILAKQEQKHKQEHPFLDEQQVEWIAEKLSLAYHNKGAVQLQVFGEYGDYNVTGMVDRIDSFKQRICIQGSWIPLCDILEAADTELPS; encoded by the coding sequence ATGAAGAAACTGACGGGCAATGGACTATGGGAGTCCAGCCGGATGATGTTGTTTGAGCATCGTGACGCTATTTTAGCCAAACAGGAACAAAAGCATAAGCAGGAGCATCCTTTTCTCGATGAGCAGCAGGTGGAATGGATCGCTGAAAAGTTGAGCCTAGCCTACCATAACAAAGGGGCTGTACAACTTCAGGTATTCGGGGAATACGGGGATTACAACGTGACCGGCATGGTTGATCGCATTGATAGCTTCAAACAACGTATTTGCATTCAGGGCTCATGGATACCGCTTTGTGATATTTTGGAGGCAGCAGATACAGAGCTTCCTTCCTGA
- a CDS encoding NCS2 family permease — translation MFDLKANGTSVKTEVIAGATTFFTMAYIMVVNPLILSGAGVPFEQSFTATVIAAVIGTLLMGLVARYPIAVAPGMGLNAYFTYSVVQGHANLSYIEAFSAVFIAGILFLLLSMTTLRSRLIEMIPPNLKHAITAGIGLFIAFIGLRMSGIVTAHPDNLVALGDLHHPSVVLALVGLGITLILLSRDIKGALFIGMIITGIIAYFADMLSFSNGIMSVPSLPEGILVWNPIEAAGNVISNSLYAVVFSFLLVTLFDTTGTVVGVAEQAGLMKDNKLPRSERAMFSDSIATVAGSMVGTSPTTAYVESAAGVGAGGRTGLTAVVVAVLFAIAAFFGPLVGAVSGLSAITAPSLIVVGCLMLSNVRSIKWDDFDEAFPAFLVILTMPLTSSIATGIALGFISYPLMKVVKGKFRAVHPLMYIFAVLFVLQLVFVPH, via the coding sequence GTGTTTGATTTAAAAGCCAATGGGACTTCGGTCAAAACAGAAGTCATTGCAGGAGCGACCACGTTTTTTACCATGGCGTACATTATGGTGGTAAACCCGCTGATCTTGTCCGGAGCAGGTGTTCCATTTGAGCAGAGCTTTACCGCAACCGTTATAGCCGCGGTGATCGGTACCCTGCTGATGGGCCTAGTAGCCCGTTATCCGATCGCTGTAGCGCCAGGTATGGGGCTCAACGCGTATTTTACATATTCTGTTGTTCAAGGGCATGCCAATTTGTCCTATATTGAAGCTTTCTCGGCTGTATTTATCGCAGGGATCCTGTTTCTACTGTTGTCGATGACCACACTGCGCAGTCGGTTGATCGAAATGATCCCGCCGAATTTAAAACATGCCATTACGGCGGGAATCGGCTTGTTTATCGCTTTTATCGGCTTGCGGATGAGCGGGATCGTCACAGCTCACCCGGACAATCTGGTAGCACTGGGTGATCTGCACCATCCTTCGGTTGTGCTCGCGTTGGTTGGCCTTGGGATAACCTTGATTCTGTTGTCCCGAGATATTAAGGGAGCCTTGTTTATCGGGATGATCATTACTGGTATTATCGCTTATTTTGCGGATATGTTATCCTTTTCAAACGGAATTATGTCTGTACCTTCGCTCCCTGAGGGGATCTTGGTCTGGAATCCAATTGAGGCCGCAGGTAATGTTATTTCCAACAGTTTGTATGCGGTCGTCTTTTCCTTCCTGCTAGTGACCCTGTTTGATACAACGGGTACAGTGGTCGGCGTAGCTGAACAGGCGGGCCTGATGAAGGATAACAAGCTGCCGCGTTCCGAGCGTGCCATGTTTTCTGATTCCATCGCAACCGTTGCCGGATCCATGGTCGGTACGAGCCCTACGACCGCTTATGTCGAATCTGCGGCCGGTGTGGGCGCTGGCGGTCGGACAGGACTGACGGCGGTTGTCGTTGCAGTGCTGTTTGCTATTGCGGCGTTTTTCGGACCGCTCGTTGGAGCAGTATCCGGCTTGTCTGCGATTACGGCACCTTCACTGATTGTGGTTGGATGCCTGATGCTGAGCAATGTCCGAAGCATTAAATGGGACGACTTCGATGAAGCGTTCCCTGCATTTCTCGTCATTCTGACGATGCCACTCACATCGAGTATTGCGACAGGTATCGCGCTTGGCTTTATCTCTTATCCGCTGATGAAAGTGGTTAAAGGTAAATTCCGCGCGGTGCACCCGCTGATGTACATTTTTGCCGTATTGTTTGTACTGCAGCTTGTGTTTGTTCCCCATTAA
- a CDS encoding SOS response-associated peptidase encodes MCGRFTLTVTWEDLMERYLIDPESTSPFHTPRYNIAPTQMVTAVIHDGVRRRIGQLRWGLIPSWSRDSSGAAKMINARSETLEEKPAFKTPFIRKRCLIPADGFYEWQRTADAKTPHRIGMKDGGIFSMAGLYDMWTTPDGSKLSTCTVITTRPNQLMERIHNRMPVILSPEDEALWLSRSAGSGDLKRLLGPFPAVEMTATVVGTSVNSVKNDTPDCIRPITS; translated from the coding sequence ATGTGCGGCCGTTTCACACTTACCGTCACATGGGAGGATCTGATGGAACGGTATCTGATTGATCCTGAATCCACTTCCCCTTTTCATACCCCCCGTTATAACATTGCACCAACGCAGATGGTCACTGCAGTTATTCATGACGGCGTACGCCGCCGCATCGGACAGTTGCGCTGGGGGCTTATCCCTTCCTGGTCACGCGACTCTTCCGGTGCCGCGAAAATGATCAACGCCCGAAGTGAAACGCTGGAGGAAAAGCCGGCATTCAAGACACCTTTCATACGCAAAAGATGTCTTATCCCCGCCGACGGTTTCTACGAATGGCAGCGCACAGCGGACGCCAAAACACCTCACCGGATCGGTATGAAGGACGGCGGGATATTCAGCATGGCAGGCCTATACGATATGTGGACCACACCGGATGGGAGCAAGCTCAGCACCTGTACCGTCATCACTACCCGGCCCAATCAGCTGATGGAACGTATTCATAACCGGATGCCCGTCATACTTAGTCCTGAAGACGAAGCCTTGTGGCTCAGCCGGAGCGCAGGTTCAGGTGATCTCAAGCGGCTGCTCGGTCCCTTTCCTGCTGTTGAGATGACTGCCACCGTTGTTGGAACAAGCGTTAATTCGGTTAAAAATGATACCCCAGACTGCATCAGGCCCATCACCAGCTAG
- a CDS encoding stage VI sporulation protein F — MSYQQYGISPQLVERIKLKMKNPAYKERIKNLVQGLSKADLQNSAKVHQMVRTITGILNERLSPAHEQQIVQFVLSQRIDPNNTFHLIKLWGMFR, encoded by the coding sequence TTGAGCTATCAACAGTATGGAATTAGTCCGCAACTGGTGGAACGCATCAAGCTGAAAATGAAAAATCCTGCCTATAAGGAAAGGATTAAAAACCTGGTTCAAGGTTTATCAAAAGCTGATCTTCAAAATAGTGCAAAAGTGCATCAGATGGTACGGACAATAACAGGGATTTTGAATGAAAGACTGAGTCCAGCGCATGAACAGCAGATTGTTCAGTTTGTTCTTTCTCAGCGTATTGATCCGAACAATACGTTTCACTTGATTAAGCTCTGGGGCATGTTCCGCTAG